One Echeneis naucrates chromosome 1, fEcheNa1.1, whole genome shotgun sequence DNA segment encodes these proteins:
- the LOC115038680 gene encoding uncharacterized protein LOC115038680: protein MSLTTASSGFVVVVLTVTAIHSQNTWTVTYSATQICAVKGSTVEINCNYRYPSRINGQQTKVEETFWFAKGKIKDPVDLKTDSEYSGRVQYDCGQNDCTLRITDLRESDSAEYKFRFTTNQPGGKYTGSPGVTLSVTEPDLQVKLKNKNGFWGTLECHSSCRLPEHPSYIWYKNGQKTGDNTVYFSASFSRSDSVSCALKGYEDFPSPSVCEFTSV from the exons ATGAGTTTAACAACAGCATCCAGTGGATTTGTGGTCGTCGTCCTCACTGTGACAG CGATACACAGTCAGAATACCTGGACAGTGACTTACTCTGCTACTCAGATCTGTGCCGTCAAAGGATCCACAGTGGAAATAAACTGCAACTACAGATACCCATCCAGGATAAATGGCCAACAGACTAAAGTTGAGGAAACATTCTGGTTCGCTAAAGGGAAGATTAAAGACCCTGTGGATCTGAAAACAGACTCTGAATATTCAGGTCGTGTTCAGTATGACTGTGGTCAGAACGACTGCACTCTGAGAATCACAGACCTGAGAGAGAGCGACTCAGCTGAGTACAAGTTCAGGTTCACCACAAACCAACCAGGAGGGAAATACACTGGATCACCTGGAGTCACTTTGTCTGTCACAg AACCAGATCTACAGGTAAAGTTGAAGAATAAGAATGGTTTTTGGGGAACTCTGGAGTGTCACAGTAGCTGTCGTCTACCAGAACATCCTTCTTACATCTGGTACAAGAATGGACAGAAAACTGGGGACaacacagtttatttttcagcctcCTTTTCTCGTTCAGACAGCGTCTCCTGTGCTCTTAAAGGATATGAGGACTTCCCTTCTCCCTCAGTGTGTGAGTTTACTTCAGTCTAA